A DNA window from Thermogemmata fonticola contains the following coding sequences:
- a CDS encoding D-alanine--D-alanine ligase family protein, which translates to MSASVLVLYNEPVLPPHHPQYEAERDVLDTVAECTAVLREAGYAVRTLGLAHDLQPLLDEVRRQRPDAVFNLHEGVPESSVTEVQAAALLEWLGLPYTGCPARCLALGRDKAASKYLLRGAELPTPPFALLDADDEPRWTGRYPLIVKPTFEDASIGIEQDNVVTTPEQLPAAVARLRQHFAPPLLLEELLPGREFHVNVLEIGPPAQRRLLVLPPGEIVFQPADPRWHPVYTYTAKWDTASGEYQRCLVQAPVTLDPQLQHAIDHLARRAFRLFHCRDYARLDIRLDAHGQPHILEVNPNPYLISLILVNALQAAGYSFEWLILELLRSALDRAPRPALTAT; encoded by the coding sequence ATGTCCGCATCTGTCCTGGTGCTGTACAACGAACCGGTACTCCCCCCCCACCACCCGCAGTACGAAGCGGAACGGGACGTGCTCGACACCGTCGCCGAATGCACCGCCGTGCTCCGCGAGGCCGGTTACGCCGTCCGCACCCTGGGGCTGGCCCACGACCTGCAACCGTTGCTCGACGAAGTCCGCCGCCAGCGCCCCGACGCCGTCTTCAACCTCCACGAAGGCGTGCCGGAATCCTCCGTGACCGAAGTCCAAGCCGCCGCCCTGCTCGAATGGCTCGGCCTGCCCTACACCGGCTGCCCCGCCCGCTGCCTCGCCCTCGGACGCGACAAAGCCGCCAGCAAATACCTCCTCCGCGGCGCCGAACTGCCCACGCCCCCCTTCGCCCTCCTCGATGCGGACGACGAACCCCGCTGGACCGGCCGCTACCCCCTCATCGTCAAACCCACCTTCGAAGACGCTAGCATCGGCATCGAACAGGACAACGTGGTGACAACCCCCGAACAGCTCCCCGCTGCCGTCGCCCGTCTCCGCCAGCACTTCGCCCCGCCTCTGCTCCTCGAAGAACTCCTCCCCGGACGCGAATTCCACGTCAACGTCCTCGAAATCGGCCCCCCCGCCCAGCGCCGCCTCCTCGTCCTGCCCCCCGGCGAAATCGTCTTCCAACCCGCCGACCCCCGCTGGCACCCCGTCTACACCTACACCGCCAAATGGGACACCGCCAGCGGCGAATACCAACGCTGCCTCGTCCAGGCGCCCGTTACCCTCGACCCCCAACTCCAGCACGCCATCGACCACCTCGCCCGCCGCGCCTTCCGACTCTTCCACTGCCGCGACTACGCCCGCCTCGACATCCGCCTCGACGCCCACGGCCAACCCCACATCCTCGAAGTCAACCCCAACCCCTACCTCATCAGCCTCATCCTCGTCAACGCCCTCCAGGCCGCCGGCTACTCCTTTGAATGGCTCATCCTCGAACTCCTCCGCTCTGCCCTCGACCGCGCCCCCCGCCCAGCTTTGACAGCCACCTGA